In Harmonia axyridis chromosome 6, icHarAxyr1.1, whole genome shotgun sequence, a single window of DNA contains:
- the LOC123682278 gene encoding L-dopachrome tautomerase yellow-f2-like, which translates to MKSFVYSLCFLAVFAVSSVISVNNLREEFTWTRIDYDWGNNRRSRDVEIEDRYGYSSSQGTRRPQTQQEQEEVYFPDSSASYNSGFRPSGTNGRKPTLKPYKHQNNGQGGNRGQSEGSSGIQSGSQSRENYIYQNNIPMGAAVWKNKLFITVPRRRHGVPSSLNYVNLDSPNKHNTPLIPYPNWEMNALPSNYNSSSFDSASLSSSDRTHFVSVYRVAVDSCDRLWFVDTGRMEIPNAPIQVQSPKLVVMDLNRDRFVREYYFPESDLRPATLFAHVVVETEPNDCSNAYAYIPDVGGYGLVVYSLRENRSWRVTHNYFYLEPLRGEFQIAGHTFQWNDGIFSTALSPSNNGRRDLYFHSMAGSNLYRVPTEILKNETAATRSYHGQDFENIGDRGEGSQTSASALDEKTSVLFLGLVNQNALACWNINSPLSDISVVQKDDRKMIYPCDLKVYNDNIYLLTNTMPGFLYGQLDYDIVNFRIWVQNVEQAIQGTRCASGSGNSYGGSQGSRGGSQGSKGGSKGNQYGSTSGYYSDSGSYNSRGSYMG; encoded by the exons ATGAAATCGTTCGTCTACTCGCTTTGTTTCCTCGCTGTGTTCGCGGTATCTTCAGTGATTTCCGTGAACAACCTTCGCGAAGAATTCACCTGGACCAGGATAGATTACGATTGGGGAAACAACAGGAGGAGCCGGGATGTCGAAATCGAGGACAGATATGGATACAGTTCTAGTCAGGGGACGAGAAGACCACAGACGCAGCAAGAGCAAGAAGAAGTTTATTTCCCGGACTCGTCTGCGAGTTATAATTCAGGGTTTAGGCCAAGCGGTACGAATGGAAGGAAGCCTACCCTGAAACCTTACAAGCACCAGAATAATGGTCAAGGTGGGAATCGTGGACAAAGTGAGGGTTCTTCTGGaatccagtcgggcagtcaatcTAGGGAAAATTACATATATC AAAACAATATACCGATGGGAGCAGCAGTCTGGAAAAACAAATTGTTCATCACAGTACCAAGGAGACGACATGGAGTACCATCCAGTTTGAACTATGTGAACTTGGACTCCCCGAACAAACACAATACTCCCTTGATCCCCTATCCTAATTGGGAGATGAACGCTCTTCCAAGCAACTACAACTCGTCCAGCTTTGACAGTGCGTCTCTCAGTTCTTCCGACAGAACTCATTTTGTGTCTGTATACCGAGTAGCAGTAGATTCATGCGATAGATTATGGTTTGTGGACACAGGAAGAATGGAAATTCCAA ATGCACCAATTCAAGTACAGTCGCCAAAACTGGTAGTCATGGATCTCAACAGAGACAGGTTCGTAAGAGAGTACTACTTCCCAGAGAGTGACCTCAGGCCAGCAACTTTGTTTGCTCATGTGGTTGTCGAAACTGAACCAAATGACTGCAGCAACGCATATGCCTATATTCCTGACGTGGGTGGATATGGCCTTGTCGTCTACAGTTTGAGAGAAAACAGGTCATGGAGAGTGACCCATAACTACTTTTATCTGGAACCTTTAAGGGGAGAATTCCAAATCGCTGGTCACACCTTCCAATGGAACGATGGTATCTTCAGCACAGCCTTGAGTCCATCGAACAATGGTCGTAGAGATCTTTATTTCCACTCTATGGCTGGCAGTAATTTATACAGGGTTCCCACTGAGATTTTGAAGAATGAGACTGCTGCTACTAGGTCCTATCATGGCCAAGATTTCGAA AATATCGGAGATCGTGGTGAAGGTAGCCAAACCTCAGCATCAGCCTTAGACGAAAAAACCTCAGTTCTCTTCCTTGGTCTGGTGAACCAGAACGCGTTGGCTTGCTGGAACATCAACAGTCCACTCAGTGATATCTCAGTCGTTCAGAAAGACGACAGAAAAATGATATACCCCTGCGATCTGAAGGTCTACAACGACAACATCTACCTCCTTACGAACACCATGCCCGGGTTCTTGTATGGTCAATTGGACTACGACATCGTGAATTTCAGAATTTGGGTTCAAAATGTTGAGCAAGCAATTCAAGGAACGCGTTGTGCTTCTGGATCTGGCAACTCCTATGGAGGTTCTCAAGGTTCTAGAGGAGGTTCCCAAGGTTCTAAAGGTGGTTCCAAGGGAAATCAGTATGGATCTACAAGCGGATATTATTCTGACAGTGGAAGTTATAATTCCAGAGGCAGTTATATGGGATGA